In Castanea sativa cultivar Marrone di Chiusa Pesio chromosome 6, ASM4071231v1, a single window of DNA contains:
- the LOC142639551 gene encoding uncharacterized protein LOC142639551, translated as MNLSQHIQKVLENFNSDQIASNRLRLKASIDVVKVLAFQGLAFRGRDESSDSINCGNFLEILDLVVSYNEYVVEAIEKAPKNSSYKSPKIQKEILQVFSNKVKKEICEEIGDAKFCLIVDEARDDSMKEQMAIVIRFVDKDGFVQELFLGLLSIVNVVGASCKRTKQLKKAYANQIAYFVEIDELETRRGLNQISTLQRAGDTSWGSHLRSISSLEIMKITDALCQALQCQTQDILNVMNFVSSTKALIQNFRDKEWGNLFTTMKSFCEARDIDVPDMNARYVERGGLARYQQDDFTIEHHYRVDIFYATIDFILQELNHRFSEHAVELLNLSSALDPKEAKESFRIFTATTKRAFSAMNIIKNRLHKKMEDDFLMDSMIFYIEKEIAAKFGTKS; from the exons ATGAACCTGTCTCAACACATACAAAAGGTActtgaaaatttcaattctGATCAAATTGCAAGCAATCGATTGCGGTTAAAGGCCTCAATTGATGTTGTCAAAGTGCTTGCATTTCAAGGACTTGCTTTTAGAGGACGAGATGAAAGTTCTGATTCGATTAATTGTGGgaattttcttgaaatattaGATTTAGTGGTATCATATAATGAATATGTTGTAGAAGCGATAGAGAAAGCTCCCAAAAATTCCTCttacaaatcaccaaaaatccAAAAGGAAATCTTACAGGTATTTTCAAACAAGGTGAAGAAGGAAATTTGTGAAGAAATTGGTGATGCAAAGTTTTGCCTAATTGTTGATGAAGCTCGTGATGACTCAATGAAGGAGCAAATGGCTATTGTTATAAGATTTGTAGACAAAGATGGTTTTGTTCAAGAACTTTTTTTGGG attattaTCTATTGTCAATGTTGTTGGTGCTTCATGCAAGCGTACTAAGCAACTAAAAAAAGCTTATGCTAATCAAATTgcatattttgttgaaattgatgaGCTTGAAACTAGAAGAGGACTTAATCAGATTAGCACATTACAACGGGCTGGAGATACTAGTTGGGGTTCTCACTTGAGATCGATTTCTAGCTTG GAAATTATGAAGATCACTGATGCACTTTGTCAAGCTTTGCAGTGTCAAACTCAAGACATTTTAAATGTAATGAATTTTGTTTCATCCACTAAAGCACTTATTCAAAACTTCAGAGACAAAGAGTGGGGTAATTTATTTACCACTATGAAATCATTTTGTGAGGCACGTGACATAGATGTCCCAGATATGAATGCTCGTTATGTTGAGAGAGGAGGTCTAGCTCGTTATCAACAAGATGACTTCACAATTGAGCATCATTATCGGGtagatattttttatgctaCAATAGATTTTATATTACAAGAATTAAATCATCGGTTTAGTGAGCATGCGGTGGAATTGCTTAATCTTAGTTCAGCTCTTGATCCTAAAGAGGCAAAAGAGTCTTTTAGAA TTTTTACTGCAACTACAAAACGAGCATTTTCAGCCATGAATATTATCAAGAATAGGCTTCACAAGAAGATGGAAGATGATTTTCTAATGGACTCTATGATTTTTTACATTGAGAAGGAGATTGCTGCAAAATTTGGTACAAAATCATAG